In Cotesia glomerata isolate CgM1 linkage group LG1, MPM_Cglom_v2.3, whole genome shotgun sequence, one genomic interval encodes:
- the LOC123274755 gene encoding uncharacterized protein LOC123274755: MSGPDVKVKLINCVRKYPGLYKPSYEMYRNRNYAITAWEKIMKECNIESITKAKDMWASLRKSYTGHLKAPAGKKAPKYFEEMNFLRQYIPETAADGFDDDEPVKLKAVPKTKPQKAQATETVAKAGALKKKQPAEPKENAKIPDDLKLFFDSMYAATKKLPYSIQRHVRNQVFEIVSFAENSID, encoded by the exons ATGTCTGGTCCTGACGTTAAagttaaattgattaattgcGTACGTAAATATCCAGGATTGTACAAACCCTCGTATGAAATGTATCGAAACCGTAATTACGCAATTACAGCTtgggaaaaaattatgaaagagtgtaacattgaaTCTA TCACGAAAGCCAAAGATATGTGGGCAAGTCTCCGTAAGTCGTACACCGGTCATTTGAAAGCACCTGCAGGGAAAAAAGCACCAAAATACTttgaagaaatgaattttttgcgTCAATACATTCCTGAGACAGCTGCTGATGGATTCGATGATGATGAGCCGGTGAAATTGAAAGCTGTACCGAAAACAAAGCCCCAGAAAGCTCAGGCGACTGAGACTGTAGCTAAAGCTGGAGCCCTAAAGAAAAAGCAACCTGCTGAACCTAAAGAGAATGCTAAAATCCCAGATGATTTAAAGTTATTCTTTGATTCTATGTACGCTGCGACTAAAAAACTGCCTTACTCTATTCAGCGTCACGTGAGAAACCAAGTCTTCGAAATCGTTTCTTTCGCTGAAAATTCCATagactaa
- the LOC123274736 gene encoding uncharacterized protein LOC123274736, translating into MVPCKSAMSLKQNLINSIRRYSGLYDPADKNYRDRNYSSIAWTEIAKECQLPSVARAKSIWASLRKIYKYSLSNPNYKKPEYYSSLKYLFQSIKNSNYEDSDDEVQFILKKERSDDDEETVTDTLERTSLGTSVRNRRRHYLDNRPSTSGRHSVRRDHENPSSSHQNNPQRINQPDEMKLFMDSMYLMAKKLPPALQRHVRNQIFEIIKTAESSAVIEEIE; encoded by the exons ATGGTCCCTTGCAAGTCGGCTATGAGCTTGaaacaaaatttgataaactcCATTCGCCGTTATTCTGGTCTGTACGATCCGGCAGACAAAAATTACCGGGATCGTAATTACTCTTCTATTGCTTGGACAGAAATCGCTAAAGAATGTCAATTGCCGTCCG TGGCAAGAGCCAAATCAATATGGGCAAGTcttcgtaaaatttataagtacaGCTTGTCTAATCCTAATTACAAAAAGCCAGAGTACTACAGCTCATTGAAATACTTGTTtcaatctataaaaaatagcaattaCGAGGACAGTGACGATGAAGTGcaatttatactaaaaaaagaGCGCTCTGATGACGACGAAGAAACTGTGACAGATACTTTGGAAAGAACATCTTTGGGTACAAGTGTGAGGAACCGACGAAGACATTACCTTGACAATCGTCCCTCGACATCTGGTCGGCACTCTGTAAGGCGCGATCACGAGAATCCTAGCTCTTCGCATCAAAATAATCCTCAGCGAATTAATCAGCCGGAcgaaatgaaattatttatggaCTCGATGTATCTTATGGCGAAAAAATTACCTCCAGCATTGCAGAGACACGTGAggaatcaaatttttgaaattattaaaactgcTGAATCGAGTGCTGTAATTGAAGAAATTGAGTGA
- the LOC123274728 gene encoding uncharacterized protein LOC123274728: MAPSGYNTAVTKKFIAQVQKNKCLYDLNVKKNFNNKGLDSIWLEIVNKCHLESVTKARRKWGYLAAQYKKGLVNPLKKSIYHDDLNFLYSFVQTIEDVEDDEVEFIMKKESEDAQNRPRMRENSYERPMSSASGRNSLRRLSNENRSSTSSGRQSVFSMSGYPSMSVGGPSEAMQIDNPEDELKPLFESWYRSTKKLPPEWQRHVKRQFSEIINVTEANVSNEIAE, translated from the exons atggcTCCTAGCGGGTATAATACGGCAGtgacgaaaaaatttattgctcaAGTGCAAAAGAACAAGTGTTTGTATGATCttaacgttaaaaaaaattttaataacaaaggTTTAGACAGTATTTGGCTggaaattgttaataaatgtcATCTCGAAAGTG TAACTAAAGCTAGAAGGAAATGGGGTTACCTCGCCGCCCAATACAAAAAGGGTCTCGTAAATccattgaaaaaatcaatttaccATGATGAccttaattttttgtattcgTTCGTACAAACAATTGAAGATGTTGAAGATGATGAAGTGGAATTCATAATGAAAAAAGAATCTGAGGATGCTCAAAACAGACCTAGGATGAGAGAAAACTCTTATGAGAGACCAATGTCATCGGCATCAGGGAGGAATAGCTTAAGACGTTTGTCTAATGAAAATCGTTCGTCAACGTCCTCAGGTCGTCAATCAGTATTTAGCATGTCCGGTTACCCTTCTATGTCAGTTGGCGGGCCCAGCGAAGCAATGCAGATTGATAATCCTGAAGACGAGTTGAAGCCTCTTTTTGAATCTTGGTATCGGtcaactaaaaaattaccGCCGGAATGGCAAAGACATGTGAAGCGTCAGTTTTCTGAAATTATCAACGTTACTGAAGCGAATGTTTCGAATGAAATTGCtgaataa